The Quercus robur chromosome 7, dhQueRobu3.1, whole genome shotgun sequence genome has a segment encoding these proteins:
- the LOC126690790 gene encoding uncharacterized protein LOC126690790 produces MEAAKQRVRAAAARKKEEDKAKGKDGASTPHSSLKGSIKRKSDGKDDPPSKKVAVTPTDVSSQKSPPKLSHGAGKGVMTSSGPVIEGPRCLLTHKDHAVESLESLIKQTDLDPCDQLGTDDLGASAFFDIARALVRVKALQDRCMAKEGVVSRVRRHNSTLMDQQAQYKEAVRLLNTDLKDVKEKLGEAEGEQKKLEEEVSSLRAQVVTAGTDAVEKFKTTQSFIDSCADYYGAGFDDCLKQVSLAYPELDLSGITMDTSVPMTPAADRDDEPLSLDSFLNDAGVVLAQPAVATPDGPSDQIVKDKADGVSKDAPA; encoded by the exons ATGGAGGCTGCGAAGCAAAGGGTGAGGGCCGCTGCTGCCcgtaagaaggaagaagataaaGCTAAGGGGAAGGATGGAGCGTCAACTCCTCATTCCTCCTTGAAGGGCTCAATTAAGAGGAAATCTGACGGAAAGGATGATCCTCCTTCTAAGAAGGTGGCCGTCACTCCTACGGACGTGTCCTCCCAGAAGTCACCTCCCAAGCTTAGTCACGGTGCTGGGAAAGGAGTGATGACTTCCTCTGGTCCCGTCATTGAGGGGCCCCGTTGCTTGCTGACTCACAAGGATCACGCTGTCGAGAGTCTGGAGTCTCTTATCAAACAGACGGATCTGGATCCTTGTGATCAGCTTGGGACGGATGACCTGGGGGCGTCAGCCTTCTTTGATATTGCACGG gccttggttcgtgtCAAAGCACTTCAAGACCGTTGCATGGCCAAAGAAGGCGTCGTCTCTCGGGTGAGGAGGCACAATTCCACCCTGATGGATCAGCAGGCGCAATACAAGGAGGCCGTCCGTCTCTTGAACACAGACCTGAAGGACGTGAAGGAGAAGCTAGGAGAAGCAGAGGGTGAGCAGAAGAAACTTGAGGAGGAGGTTTCGTCTCTGCGTGCGCAGGTGGTGACGGCTGGGACTGACGCAGTTGAAAAGTTTAAGACAACTCAGTCCTTCATCGACTCTTGTGCTGATTACTATGGCGCAGGCTTTGATGATTGTCTGAAGCAAGTGTCGTTAGCTTATCCGGAGCTGGACCTGTCTGGAATCACCATGGACACTTCCGTTCCAATGACTCCTGCCGCTGACAGAGATGACGAACCCCTCAGTTTGGATTCCTTTCTTAATGATGCTGGGGTTGTTTTGGCCCAGCCTGCTGTCGCTACCCCTGATGGGCCTTCAGATCAGATTGTGAAGGATAAAGCTGACGGGGTCTCTAAGGACGCTCCTGCTTAA